One Danio rerio strain Tuebingen ecotype United States chromosome 7, GRCz12tu, whole genome shotgun sequence genomic window, tatcggctccgttttgttataaatatgcacacagtgaagatgactctcatgcagcacgacgcctcaacatttctgctgtctgtttagttgttaatattaaaataaaaataggcagttccttatatcaagtttacattttattgttgagaaagtgaaacaacgtagccaagttgatgtgaatgaagttataaagtacactgttccctgtgaagattgacgcgtgtcctcggtatgttttccatatcaaactgagaagaagagatgcagccttgatcaaacttgcgaagtctgaacttacacggagaagattcaggactgaactgtgtgttaggctacttaatattgaggaaaagccccaatcagagaggcgaatgtctgcagccccgcctccgttttcagatatctccgtctttccccatccacactgagacggagctgcagcgttttagaatgaaaacggcctctccagcgttttcgaaacgctccgttttcggcgctcgagaactccggcgtagtgtggacggatggcgtaaccgtagcaaaacttatgcgttttcaaactaaaacgcattagtgtaaacggggccatagctggtcaggctggacaatgaccagccaaatccagctaaaaccatctcgaccagcctggtttaagctggacatagctggttttggttgaactcccagcttggctaggctggtcaagctggttttagctagtcatctcctagcctgaccaacttagaccaggctggaaatgaatggaaaccagcctggaagtggccaaaacccctctaaaaccaggctggtcgaccagctaaaaccagccaaccagcctaggctggtttaagctggatttttcagcagggttgtttTCGTCTTTTCTCAGCCTCAGATAAATTCCTTATGGATGATTGGCGCCCAAAGCAGCTTTCTCTTCTGCTAGCTGAAATGTAGATTTCGATGCTTATGACATATAACCTATTAACATTATAATAGACATAAATATAATTGGTGACATATATAAATTGTGTTAATAATTATGATCACTTGTGCcaacaaaaatgaaatatttccTAAGTATTTTGGTGGAGATTTGCCTTAATGTCTTCCTCGCTATTGAGAATTGCAATCCTCAATACCCTTTCCGTCTCCTTGCTATGAGTGCCGCTTTAGCTACTGCATTAACCTTTTGCCGATGCCTAGCAACCCTGCCTTTGTTTGCAGACatctaaataaatcaataacacaAATCGTTATTGTTATGGACTGTTATTTATCATTGATGTAAAGTGGAGAAGGGCTTAAATAGGAATATGCTTTTTCCTATTCTTTTTCTGGAAATTTAGGctatttgttaaatttgttttgcatAGTCATATTAGGCTATTTGCTTTGGTTCACAATTAAATTTGCTTAAGTCAATAACGCAAATAATACTTATAAATActaaattgcattaaaatattttaaattaaatgtaaatacggTGTgaatattgtaacatatacatttactgtacaatgtcattcagtgtaacggatgacactgtggtgaaaacgcCAACCttatttcaccaagtaggacaagTTTTAGGAttgacatctatgttgatcctaggatgtttactgtatgggaTATGTTTACTGTATATGTCAAGTTTTCAAGACTTcaaggtttatgcacttctacatgattgctaTCCAATTATTATTCCTCTCTGATTTTGGgagtattttacagttatggttgggtttagaaataGAAAGTAGGATTATTtttttgaacaaaaattatgtttcaggatcaacatagatgttaatacaGGATCACATCGTATTTGCCAAAATCTTGACGTGCATGGTGAAAACACTGGAGATTTTGTATTACCCTGAATGACTTTGGCTTAAATTGCAGGCTATCAAGGCCAAATATATTAAACCATGCTCTTGACAAATAAAGATAACACAATTACTAACaataatcatataataataaaaatatatttattaatcaacaatgacttatttaaaataaaatcatcaaTAAAGTTGTTTTTGTGAGTTTACTCAAGTATGTTGTATTATACTTCTCTAGTTTCTCACACTGTGACATATTTAAAAGCAATAAACTCACCTTCTGTAGCACCACACTGTCCTCATGGTGccctctgatgatgtcagttttataatgatttcaaAATGCCCTCTAGATGCTGTTACTATGAAAGAACTCTAACAAACCGAATATCTGGGCCAAAAGTCCCCTGGTTATTTCAATGCATAAGAAAAACAATACCACTTAGTTTTAATGTAATACAGCAAACACTTTGTACATTACAAAAACATAGATATTTtagtgtattatttatatttatttaatgcaaaatcAAAGTTTGGACCTTTACATTGAATGCCATTTTTTGCAGgttaaaacatttcattcatatttGACATCAAAAGTCATTAACAACAGCAGTCTACACTTAGATCTAAGAATTTCAGTGTATATAAAATCacttctgtagatttcatttgatGTGGTCACAAAAATGTGACATATAGCACTTGATCCATATAAAGCTGCAGTTCCATCCTGTTCAGTTTAATTACATTTCACAATACCTTTGACTAATCACTAATTTCCTAAAACTGCAGAAATTAACCGCATAGAAAACTAAGAATCTTCTCATTTATCAGTTTTCACAACTGATCTGAACTAAGGAAATATTTATTCAAACATCAAAAAAGTTTAAAGGGTACACATCATTCCTTCTGATGATTCATATTCAAAAGTCCACAGTTACGCTTACATCCAACTTTCTGTCCAACAACTGTATTTCCTTCTCCACCTTTTGCATTTTCAAGGCTCTGTATGCCATTTCCTGCTTTCTGTTGTTGATCTCTGTTTGGAGATACTTCTTGTATAAAGTCTTTACATCTTCCACAGGTTCCTTTAAAAAGACAGCATTAGTTATTTATCATGTATTGTgtgttaaatattatattatttatttactaatcaGCAATATTCAatgattttaaaattaaacagcaGCAAACTCACAGAGTCCTGCTCTTCATCTGATAACGGTGGTTGAATCAGGGTAATTCCATGCTCAATCACTGAAATGAGGTTGTGTCAATGATGTATATTTACAGCAGGGTCAATTAATGAAGACAACTGAAGGTTGTGGTGCACATATACCTTTGACATAACTGCTGCAGCCAGGCATATCAGGCATATCTCCTGGATCAGAGCTGCAGCCACCAACTATGCTCTCTATGATAGGACCGTCTACATTGTTCTCTATTGGTGGCTCCTCTTCATCTATGTACTCCTCTTTTGTTTGGACCAATCCCATCTTCTTCAATGCAGCCTTTCTCTTGTTTGCTAAATTATACGTATTCATGgagttaataataaaaacaaacatttaaagctcttaatttttattaaattaaaagagGCCCACTAGAGGGTGCTAAAGGTCTACAAAAGATTGCACAGAAAAACAAGGAAAAGGTTGATGATAATAATTTTAAAGTAACTGCCatctctaccaaatggttgactaAGTTTTGACTCTTTTAAATAATGagtgtcatttaaagaatgactgtccTAAATAATGGCTTGCACTTTACAGCATTGtaggtttataaaaaaaatcaaacaaacataatcctgttgcactacacATTGGttttattgtacaaaaaaaaaagaaagaaaaacaatagtTATCAGTGTTATTATTACGGTTgcccttttttctttttactgttaACATTACTATCATTACATTACTTTCTTGTCTCTCACCACTGATTGGTCTCTTTCTATCTATGTTTTATTTCTAAGttatttgcttcatttattgactgttatgcATGCTGTTTTATGATAtgtatcttttattttctctttctcttatGTGTGTACTCTGACATGTTCACCTGTTTACCTTTACATGCACTCacgcacacatactgtacatgcaaacATGTGCACCTGAGagtattgatgttgttttttttgttttttcatcttttttttgttgttgttttgttctcTTTGTATGTGCTCCTAATGTATGTACCTCTTGCATACCCctatgagaatctgaaatatttaaagGCATACTAAAAAAGAAATTATGATTTAGtattcaatttgttttattttgattatatttttaaataaaatggtcTTACACTTCAAATTTTCAGATTTCTCACACTATATGTATTAATtcctggtacttttaccataaactgacatttTAGATAGAGGCTGgtatttttagaaattatgggatgtgttgggaTGTTATTTTCTTCCTGGTGGGGCAGTTAAGGAATaatgaacatttgtttttaatccaCATGCCATACGAGATGTACGTTGTGATATGCTGAGAATCTAGGTATTAACCAgtgcaattataataataagtagCACATTTAATGTACACGAGGAACTGGTCTGTAAAATAAAGTACTGCCAATAATGAAGTACATAATATATCTTACTGAGAAAAAGAAACAGAATATGCAATTCCTGATTaacaattaacatttttacaatataattttaaaatttccCCTCATTATAATGTTTATGGAACTTAAACCACAACAAGGTAGATTAATCTTAACAATTTTAAACCTCTCAAAAAAGTGACTAACCACTTTGAACGACGTTCTTGTATTTCGTCTTCACCTGCTGCCACGTTCGTCTTGGTCCCAAAGGATTGGATCTGCCATTAAAATGTAGGATTGAAGAACAGCGGAGCGGAATTGttgtaattaaaaattaattgtaCTTACGCATTTAGTTTGCTGGCTATTTTTCGCCACGCATCCTGACGGAGTCTTGCAGCCGCTATAGTATTCCCTTTGGTTTTTATTAAATGTCTAACTTCGTCATATCCTTCCATTAAAAGTTGCAATTCAGCAGCACTGAAATAAGCAGCACGCTGCTTAGCCATGTTCATCTTGACTTTTTGTTAGAATAAACAACAGTCTGTTTGTAAATAGTCTGAAACCTAAATCCGAGATGTGGACCGAAACCCCATTTCAGGTACGGACTCGAGCTAGCTCAACCCGGGCTATGCGAACTAATTCGGGCTTTGTTAAACCACGGTCGAAGAACGGGACCCAGATGCCTGTTTCTTGCTTAAAAACATTAGGCTTATAGAAAAGGTTGCTCTAATATTCGAAATAATGTACAATAGTAGACTTTTAAGTTATTTACGCCGTATGAAAAAATGGTGGCTGAATCGGTGAGATGATAGCTGTTGtttgtggttgtgtgtaaaaTAACCGAACGAGCTAGCTATCTAGACAGCGAAGCAAAGTATTGTCGTACCAAACATGCTGTCTATATAGGTGGCTCTGTAGGTTTTAAGACACAGTCATTGATTACATTCGTTCTTCCTCTACAGCAGATGGCGCGACGCAACCCAAGTGACAAGAAATCCGTGCGTTAATATACACGAAGGACAGACAAATCTCTTCTTTCCTGTCAGCTGTCCTTTTAGTGTAAGGAATGTGTTGTGGGATGATAAATAACATTCAACTTAAATATTCACCATACTGGAACGACAAATGAAATAATGTTTGCGGCGTGCTGAAGTTTGAGGCCGTAAGCTGGACATCGTGAAGGTTAGTTCATGTTTTTATGAGGGCTAACGTAGCCTGTCTGCTATCGTTAGCGAGTGTGTTTTGGAATTGTATTCAACTCAGGAAAGGACTTATTTTGTTTAGGATGGTCAAATACGGCCTGGTTTTATTACTAAAGATGAACCATATAGAGATAAGTGGATTTTGGCATAAGTAAATAGCAAAAAATTGCATTAATGAATTATTCGTAACTGTTAGGTTGACCATTAACTTACTATAGAATATTTGCAACGTTAACACATAAtaacattgattgattgatttaaagtTAGTTGATAACTTTGATTGACAATTCGTTTTTGAACGAACAGTCATGTAATTTCATTGTGAATAGTTTCTGCAGTTATCTAAAGAAcaattaacgttaacgttagaATAGTCCGTCATGTAATCAGTCTAGAAATTCTGATGAAATCCCACATGAATAAATCCTATAGTAATTcatagtaaataaatacaaaagtgcTTTTGAAGCATACTATAGaatcgtgtattatactgtatgtattttagtttttaaaacacgTTGTTAAAGAATGCTACTGCATACTGCAGTATTAACTACTCAACTGATAAACtagaaatactgtagtatacttaaATTTTTAATACAGCAAACTGTGGTATATTGTAGTAGAGTATATAGTTGTAGAAAAAGTTAGTTGATAAGTTTAGAATTCTATAATTGTATTTTCACAGAAAACGGAGAATTACTAgagcagattaattcaagtactttcagGTAGGAATAACTTGAAAATACACAATGAATTACTATTGTATTCTTTTAATTTGGGatcaattagggctgcacaatatatcggttcCGCATTGATATTGCAATTGTAATTATTCGCTTTAATGAGATCGCAGGATATGTGATGTTAAGTTTGtataataatttatcatttgcttgtgtttttgatTACCGTGATTgtattatgatttttaaaagcattaaggTATAAGAACttgtaccatttgtgaccttaactatgattaattttattgaattatttttaattttatctttcagtcactgtacttgaatactgtcaGACTCGTAAAgtgataaaacactttatttcaactgtatctttttcttgagtgtgtttatagattgttatgcataAATTCTCACTATAGAAATGCTCTGCAAATAGCACAGGTCACAATGAAAATTTGTTGGAAGACCCCAAAaaatttatagattgtttattggtttttatggagatgcaaatagtaaacatgAATTTTTCTCTGACTAAAcatgtgcatgaaaatactcctaacagatgcaaatacagaaatgcactgcaaatagcacaaacCACAGTGTAAATGTGTCAGGGGACTCCAAAAAATGTATAGATTATTTATTAGATTCTATGGAGATGCATTCCCATTGCTGAATCATCCCAACAGatctaacatttatatattttttccaaatagagatatctggtgaaaatgtattcatatcgcaatatatatcgcaatataaaaaaaattgcaatattggattttccaatatcgtgcagaccTAGGATTAATCATAATGAGAATAATTTCATTAGACTGTTCAACCATATATCATATCAGAATTTCAACAAGCAatgaaagtaattaaaaaatttttggaCTCATCAGTTATAAAATCAGAATTAGAACGATCATACAAAACATGAAATAAGTAgaactgaataaatgaatcagatttaaaTTTTTCAGATTTCATAAATTAGAATgaagtaattcatttattttttagtatttttattattttatatatattttttgtattaatccttgattataattatcataataaATTGATTTCAACTTGATGGATTAACTGCATTATAAATTCCATTCAATTAGTTGgatcaaatatataataaactgtAATTTAAACAATCAGTAACaacatgtttatatttaatttctgAAATCACTTAAATCAAGCATATAGctagttaatttattaaaatcatgTATGTCCTTGAGAACATTTAATGATATTCTCTGACATATGTTCATATACAGTACATCAGTGCTGTTAATGCATTCTGAGACGCTCTTTTGTGTCGTTTCGCAGTGGTTTTGTCcgcacaatgtctgatctgcttGAAGCTTCACATGGTTGATTGAATTCCGCCTCTGAAGACAtcaacatgccaatattgagtcacagtcatagcgccacctgctggcaacaatAAGTTTGGCTCATAACTCAGCCACAGAATGTCTGAACTGCttgaaactttacatggttgataaaattcctctactgaaggtatctacatgccaatcttgagtcacagtcatagcaccacctgctgacaggagaaagtttggcataaatgtgtgattttctcaggttgtttatatatatcggccaaaattaatattgttcgctgttctctgtcatcctgaggccaccgggggcggtgagcccgggtgcgaggtccctatcatcgctgcttgcagctttaattaatttattaaaatcatgTATGTCCTTGAGAACATTTAATGATATTCTCTGACATATGTTCATATACAGTACATCAGTGCTGTTAGTGTATTCTGAGGGGCTATTTTGTGTCCTTTCGCAGTGGTTTTGTCTGGACAGGCTCATCATGTGTGCATCAGGGAAGTACGGTTCACGGGGCCCTGCTCTCATACCCCGCATGAAGACTAAACACCGGATCTACTACATCACCCTCTTCTCTGTGGTCTTGCTGGGATTGATCGCAACAGGGATGTTCCAGTTCTGGCCTCACTCCATTGAGTCTTCAGCCGAATGGAGTCTGGACCGCCGCAGTGTGCACGATGCTCCTTTGGTCAGGATTCCTGTGAACAGTCCTATTCCTGGGAGGGGTGACCTGAGCTGCCGGA contains:
- the si:ch211-107p11.3 gene encoding GT1 domain-containing protein — translated: MAKQRAAYFSAAELQLLMEGYDEVRHLIKTKGNTIAAARLRQDAWRKIASKLNASNPLGPRRTWQQVKTKYKNVVQSANKRKAALKKMGLVQTKEEYIDEEEPPIENNVDGPIIESIVGGCSSDPGDMPDMPGCSSYVKVIEHGITLIQPPLSDEEQDSEPVEDVKTLYKKYLQTEINNRKQEMAYRALKMQKVEKEIQLLDRKLDVSVTVDF